TTACCTCCTGCACGGAAGCcatagtctttctttttcattatggATTTAAGGCTGGTCGGCGGGGAGATCTCTAGGCAGACACAACATGACAGGTTAGAATGATCTTGGGAATGCCCCAGAATACAGCAAAACCAGAAATCTTGCTTTGAAAGGGTACATGTTGAGGGTGTGTGAGGAGGCTGAAAGGGACAGGAAATCAGATGATGTAAATTAAATATTCAGGGGGCCCTTTAGGGGACCCAGCTTTGTGGTCAGTGCTGGCAGAACTGCCCCTGTTAATAATGCCACTCTACATGAAGTCCCTAGGTGGGGCAAATGcttaacatgctcagttgctaactgaaagattggaggttagaatccacccagaggtgcctcagaagaagggcatggtgattgacttctgaaaaacctgccattgaaaactctatggagcacagttctagtctgacacacatgggcccacctcgagtcagagttaactcagcAGCAATTGGGGTTGGTTATGCGTGGCTGACAGAGTGGAGTTGTGAGAGTATGCTCATCAAAGTGCCTTGTGGGGTAGGTACCACTGTTGCCCCTATCTTATGGCTGGGAAATCTGAGGCtcagacttgctcaaggtcatatggTCAGTAAATGGCAAGGCAGGCGTAGAACTTAGGTTTCTCACAACTAGCCCAACACCTCACTTCTACTGGAGGGCACCTCCGTGCTCCCTCCTGACTCACATGCAAGTTGACATTCATGAGGTGGGGGAGTCATGGCAGACAAGCGAGCAAGAGCACAAATCTCTTTTTGCTGTGCTCAAAAGTATGGGAAGCATTTCCCAATGGGCAAGACTAGAACTAGCACCGAATAATGAGAAAGCAGCCAACTTGTGATCTGAGGCAGGAAGCAGATTCACAAACTGCCTGTTGAGCAAAGTGAAATGTGGTTCTACTTAACTCAAGAGTGAAGAGTGTCTGATCTGTTACAAGAGGAAGTACCGCTCAGCCACAGGGCAGATTTCCACATGTGAggatcacacactcacacatacatgcataaatgcacacatgGGCACACAcgtgcacgcgcgcacacacacacacacacacacacgggaaaTCTCCAGTGAACTATTCCAGATCTCAATATAATGTTCCTCCAAAACCAGGCTAGAGAAAACCTCTGCGATGTAAGCACCAGAGAGGAACACAGAATGCAAGGGCCCAGGAAACAGCGAGGAGAGGCCAGCAATGAGAACCAGGGGCGTGTCACCTGGACATTGCCTTTGAGCAACACAAATGAGATATAGCCGCCCTCTGAGTGGGCATAGTTCTGCAGGCATATGGCTTGGCAAGAGACAGTTGGCCTGGGTTTTGGTTCCCATTTGCCCTCCTCTTCTGGCATCTGTGTGCCCTGTGCTATCTGTACAGCTATATGCGGTGGCCCTACACTCAGTTCCAACCTGACGGCAAGAACAAGAGCGGGGGTATTGAGCCTCTGCTGTTACCTAGATCCGTTTTAATTCCACTAGGTTCTCAAAGGGGcctaaatctttttttaaatacatactcATGccattaaaaatctttttttccctctgactCAGCCTGTAAGGGAGAAACGGTTCCCCGTCTGGGGCACCAGTATTTACCCATTGGcggggagaaggaggagggggcAGGGGGCTCCGGAGGGGGAGCCTGGGCCGAGTATGCGGACAGCAGCAGGTTGAGAGAGCTCAGCAGCTGGCTCTGGATGCTGCTGAGCTTGGAGGCTGGCTGCTTGATGGCGCTGGCCAGCTCTGGGTATCCATGTTCTAAGCAGTTCCACTGCTCTTGCAGGAGCTCCTGGATCTTCTTAACGTATTGCCCAATAGTGGCATCTGTGGGTGTGCTTGGTGGCCTTTCTGGGCGCTCCTTCCCTGGGAGCTCTGGACCAGCCTTCTCCCTCCCTGCCGGGGGAGTCTTTCTGCTGCTGCTCCATGGAGGGCCTCCTGCTTCACTGGCCAGACCCTCGGTTCCTACCTGAGGGCCTTCCTCCTGCTCAGAACCTACTTCTTCTATCCTGAGTTCAGTGGAAAGGCAGCTATGTAATGAAGAGGTGAGGACCATCTCAGGTCCCTGCGGCAGTGAGAGCGGGGGTGATAGCATACATTCTGCTGGGCTCTGATCCCCTTGTTTGTGGCTGCCTTGCCCCAATAGGAGCCCATTCTCCTCTCCTCTGGCCTCCCAGCTTTCAGATTCTGTCATGCCCAGGAGGTTGACCCCAATGCTCTTGTCATATGCCTCCCTGGTAAAGAGTCCATGAAGAGGGTCAGTGTTCACCATGGCGTCGGTCTGGCCCTGAGTGTCTTTGGAATTATCTTGGCTAAGCTTTTCTTCTAGTTGGGCTACAGTGCACTCTAGCTCTTGAATCCTCTGTTCCCtggccttgatttcctcttccTGCTGCTGGAGGGTAGCTCTGGCCTGGGCCAGCTCCTCACTCCTTCCAGACAACTCACCCTCAAGGGCTGTGACCTGCTGCTTCAGGCTGGAGATACTACTGGGATCCACCCTGGCAAAGCCCAGGCTTTCCTCTGTCACCCTGATACCAATACTTCTTACATCAACCTCTAcaggtggtgggggtgggatcTCACTGATGTTGAGCTCAATTTCTTCTAGGGGGAGATCATTTTCAGGGATGGGTGATGGCAGAGGTGGGGGACTTGGTGTTGGGGAGCCAGGAGTGCTCACCACCTCTGCTTCTCTGGTTTCACGTTTGTCTTCTGCATCCTCTACGAGTGCATTCTGGGATGAGGAAGGAGAAGCCAGGAAAGAGAGGTGATTTGGAGCCTCCTCTTTACCCTCCAGAGGCTTGGTCCCCTCCTGAACCAGCTCTGGAATCCCTGGCACCAGGTCTCCAAACTCTCTGTCTTTTGGTTGAGTCGATGCTTGTGGGCTGGAGCTGTGAAAACCTGCAAATCCTTCCACAGGGCCAAAGGTAACATCACTGCCTTCACCCTGAAGTGGAGGGAGGACAGGAGGTGGCGGGAGAGCTGAGGGTAGGCTGGGCTCCTCGGAGGCCCTGTTTTGTAGCAGCGTGGCTGGCATGCTGGATGCTCTCAAAAGCTGGGGCCGTCCACTCCCAGGGAAGAGTTCAGCATCCTCAGGAGGAGTTGCCTCCAGCTGCCTGGTGGCCTCGGCCAGCAGGGCCTTCCTATGGTAGCTCACCTTGCTGCCGCTGGCTAAGGCTTGGGAGGAATCGCCAAGTGGCCGTGTCTGGGCTCGCTCCTCCAACTCATGTGACACCTTCCTTGGCACCACTGGGGACCAGTGTGAGTGGGGAAGAGCAGCATGAGCCCGAGCCCCACTGTCAGGAAGGCTGAAGTTTCGGGGCAATGTGCTAAACTTGGACTGCTTGGCCCGTCGGTGGATAGGAATCCTTCTGATGGTGTTTCCTTTCTCGATGTCATCCACATACTTTAGAAAGTCCAGATCTAAATGAAAGCCATATGGGGTCTCCACGGAGTAAGGGTGGCTCTTGGGTGGGTCCTTCTCTTCATCCACCTGAGAGGGCTGGTCTTTGGCTGAGAGACACAAGACGTGAAAAAGAAGCACAAAGTTAATAAGCACTACAGGGTAGCGAAGCCTAATATCTTTGATTTTGACTTAGCACTATCACATGAGCCGTCTCCTAAATGGTACAGACTAAATTATGCTGAGATGCTGCTCACAGTCTTTTTGGTCCTGCTGAGAAACCATCATATTAAATCAATGTGTACTTAGCCAATGTCTGCAAGGAAAGAGGTAGAGGAAAGAGTTTCCAATTTGCAGAATGTCATCTGTTATCCTGTGTAATTTGCCTGCACACCCAACAAAATTGTCTCAGACTGTTTTTCCAGGTTTGAGTCATGTAATTGCTGAACCAAAGTGGCCAGGAATTTGCCAAATTAGGGTACTAGTTGGCAATTATGGACATGAAAGTTTTCACAGGTTGAGATACACAATCGTCTAAGCATTAAAAAAGAACCTTGTGCTATTCAAATAGGTTTGAATAAATCTTGCTAAAGCCAGTAGTATCAATGCCTTCTACATTATTTAAGCTTCCTCAAATGTCTGAGCCTCCAGGTACAGGAATATCAGAGAGAACTGAAACAAGGAGTCATGTACAGCCTATGGTCTTTTCCACCTAAAAACTGATTAGTGCTTAACAAACATGAATTTCACTGTCAAAAACCATTCCAAGTAAGGAAACATCACATTTCTCAAAGACTGTAAGAAAAGCAGTGAGGGAAATGTTGAGAGGGACGTAGGCACACATCCTGCAAGACATACGGGGTTCACAAATTTTCAGGGCAGACCAGACTATCTGGGGATATCTCATTGAGAAAGTTCTCCAATGTACCAAGGGGCCATTGATCTTCATGCAGTATCCACCTATTGACTTCAGTATAGGACGCTGAGAACAAGTCAGTTCTTCGAATATATGAATCCACAGGGACTTGTCTCTGAGTGGCTTCTTCTTTAGGTTAGTCTTTGttccttcagtgttccttataTGACAACCCTCATTACCGCTGACAGTCTGTTAAATATGCTCCCAAAATGCCATGCTCAGGACAGAATATTAGTGGAGAGCACAGAGGTTAATATGGACTCTGGAACCTGGTTTATATCCCAGTTCTGCTGcatactagctctgtgaccttaagGAAATTACTTAGCCTCCTTGTGTTTCatcttctgcaaaatgggaacaatCATAGGAATCTACCACTTAAAATTATTGTGAGGACTAATTAATTCATATAAATTACCTAGAAGAATGCCTAGCAGATGATAAGCATTCAATATGTGCTTAATATTATACATACTATCTTTCTGGAAGCCCAAAATGTAAAGAACTAAAGTCTCATGATGGAAAACGATTTCCTTTGACTCCATGCCCTCCTTTGACAGAGGGGCTCAACAAAGTCTTTGTGACTTAGTAGATCGTGAAAATTACGAAAGAGCAATAATTCAATTTACTTACTCAATcgctgtttattgagcacctacatgTCAGTTGCTAGGCTAGACCCTAAGGACATAGAGGTAACAtgggtacagccaccaccctCAAATAATTTATGGTCAGGTAGGAGAGACACCAACAAATACAATGCAGTAAGATCAAGAGGGTAACATTTAAGTACAATCTTCTTCCCTGACTTATTTTCCCAGTTTCTCCAGAATTATTTTCTTGAACTTGGAGGTTACTTCTGCTTTGGTAGGAGAGGGATGATGTCACACAAATGACATATGAGCTGAGCATTAAAAGAATTGATAGAAATTTTCCAGGTGAACAAGACAGTGGAAGACATTGTGGCAGTTTATCTCCAAGATGGCCACCATCAATTCCTACCCACTCTATACAATCAAGCTAATCCCACATTGAGAGGTAGAGTCTGTGTCTCCACCCCTTTAAATTTGGGCTGGCCTGCCACTGCTTTGAACTAAAAATACCGCAGAAGTGATGTTGAGGGACTTCTAAGGCTAGGTCATAAGAAGCCATGTAGCTTCCATCTGGGTCTCTTGGAATGTACACTCTTGGGAAGCCAGCTGTCATGTAAGAAGTGCAACTTCACTGAgactgccatgttgtgaggaagcccaaactAGTCATGTAGAGAGAAGAGAGATGATTAATCAACCCTCTGTGTTCCAGTCATTCTAATGCAGGTGCAGGCATGAGTTAAAAAGCTAAGGTGGCTCCAGCCTTAGTTATCATCTGACTTCAACTGCAGGAGGGACGATTCAGCTGAGCCTGTCAACCCCCAaatctgttaccatcaagtcaattctgactcacagcaaccctatagaagagcaaccctgtcccatagggtctccaaggctgtaatctttgtggaagcagattgtcacaactttttcctgcggagcggctggtagattcaaatcgccaacctttcatttagcagctgagtgcttaaccactgtgtgccaTGGCTCTTTATCAACCCTCAGTACTAAGTTAATAATAAAtgattattttaagccactaagttttgggttggtttgttatgtagcaataaATAACCAGAACAGGCATTCTCAACATATGTCAGAGAACTTGCAATGGCATGCAGGTATGAAATTTCATAGTATTTCAGGGTTCTGCAAATGCAGTTGATATGGCTTGAACTTAAAGGGTAGTAAAGAAGGGCAGGGAATAGGGAAAGTAAACTTGGAAATGTAATCAAGAGCCAGATCATGGAGTAACTTCTATGCCATGCTAACAAGCTTAGACTTTACTCTCTAGGTAACACGAATATTGAAGCATTTTAAGCAAGGGAATGGCTTAGTCAAATGTGTGATTTCCAAAAGAGTGTTCTTGTAGAGGATTAGAGGAAGGACAAACCAGGCGTCTGAAGACTAGCTGGGAGACTGCTGCCATGACGGAAACAAGAGAAACTACAGGCAACGAAGGAAAGAGACAGGTTAAAGAAAAGGTGCAAACGATGGCATGGCCAAACTGGGCACATTTTCTCCTCAGTGTGATGACAGATTGGGGCTGAACTCTTCTCACTTGCCTGCCTGATGTCTCCTTCTTGTAGCCATGTCACATGCTTGGCAGATGACCCACAATGCTTCGGGATGTGCAGTTATCACCAAAGTACTAAATGAAGCCAACTAGACACACAAAGGCCAAACTCATGAACACGGACCCAGTGGAGCCTACTAGCCATCAAGGCTAAGTACAGCCACAGGGCCTGTGGGCTTTTATGTCACAACCACAGCAGGGAGCAGAATGCAGCACTGCATCAGGTTCCAGAGCTTCTGCAGCAGACACCTGGACTTCAGGTGGGCAAGGTAAACACTCTTCCAGCACCCAAAAAACTCCTAATGAGTTCCCATTAACTCACACAATTTTTTACCATCCTGCTTCCCCTCTAAGAGGCACATTGGTCGTTTTAGTAAATGAGAGCCATTTCTTTTGTTGCTAGCTGAATGTTGGCTTTCCAAGTTGCCCTCTGCTATACAACTAGGCCTACAGGTCTACCCAGCAGCCTCCTGGATTACAAGGTCAGGTCAAATCAGAGAGCAGATATTTGTCTAAAGTTAAGTACAGAACAGATTTATGACCTAGAAGGCAAACAACTCTCCTAAAAGAGAACCTGCATTATTTATCTGCTTGTTTCCTCACTTCAGTTGAAATGCACTGATTTACCCAGCGGCCTCTGGGAGCCAGTCCAGAGCACAAATACAATAATAGCATCAAATAAAAAATAGCAGATTCAAAGGCAAAATCTTCCACAAGGGAGATGAGGAGAACCAAAGGAGACTGTGAGACTGAGCAGCTACCCAGGATGACAGGTTTAATAGGGACTTTACTAGCCTAGCACTCTGgggtacaacacacacacacacacacacacacacacacggtgacCCATCATGCTGCACTGCCTGCCACCTGCCACTCGGcatcccttctctccctcccagcACACGAGGAATGCTGGGAGACCTCCACACACATTAAGCTCCACTCATGGTAATTCTACCTGGTGACAGGTATGCAGGAACTCAACATACCGGGCATTGGGCCAGGACAAGAAATTATTAGGTGTACTATCTCTGTTCAAAATGAAGTTCAGATCCAATAAACCAGCCCATGGCCAAACTGGCCAGATTTGGGTTCTGGCTGTGTCATCTACGAcctgtgtgaccctgggaaaattattttgatttccctatttgtaaAGTGGAGACAATAACACCTGACTTAGGGAGTTGTCGTGATTACTAGCGCTAACACATGTAAAGAgcacagcacatagtaggtgctccacAAAGTGGTCTAAAGCACACCTGGGTTGGTTCTGAATGGGGTGAGGGAGGATTTGCTGAGGATATTCTTTGCCCCCAGAATATTTAACTTTCCAAGTTAGGATCACACCTTGAGAGGGAATAAAggttaaaataataatgataataattctGGAGAAACTGGGAAAAGGAATtggggggaagaaagaaagaagatacaTGAGGCTCAGAGCTACCTGGAGGGTCTCCCTCAGAAAGCACAACAGATCACTCTACCTTTGGGAAGGACCTACAAACATAGCCACCAGTTTAAGGGTTACAACCCAAACATGAGAAAGGGGGACGAGAGGAGGACAAGGTAAGGAGGGAAGGGCCACAGTAATTATCCTGAGGGACAAAGCCAAGTGTGGCAGGTAAGACAACCCATTGGAGGCATTTAAGGTGAAGAAGGGAAGTCCAAAAGCCTTTTGTTTCTGAAAGAAATGGGAAAAACAGAAACCAGAGAGAAAACGGCCAAAAATAAAGCTGGAAAGAAGGAGAAGTAAATAAGTCTCTTCAAAAGGCCAAGACAGCGACAGAGActtttccctctttgcctttATTTTGTGAAAATATTGTGCCTACGGGAGGAGGCCTTTTTGGAGTCAACTGTGGGCAGTCCCGTGAGGACTGACAGCAGCAGTGCTGAGGAGGCTGAGCAGGGACTGATGAGGCAGGCAGGGATGACAGGCCCCCAGGGCAATAAGGGAATTAGCTGTGTTCTGTGGGACCACTTCCAGGGACACAGTGAAAAGGCAGCTCCCTGGGGAGAAAGGCAGACTCTTGAAATATTTGGTAACTGTATTTGGAAAAAGGAAGAG
This DNA window, taken from Elephas maximus indicus isolate mEleMax1 chromosome 3, mEleMax1 primary haplotype, whole genome shotgun sequence, encodes the following:
- the KANK4 gene encoding KN motif and ankyrin repeat domain-containing protein 4, with the translated sequence MEKTDAKDQPSQVDEEKDPPKSHPYSVETPYGFHLDLDFLKYVDDIEKGNTIRRIPIHRRAKQSKFSTLPRNFSLPDSGARAHAALPHSHWSPVVPRKVSHELEERAQTRPLGDSSQALASGSKVSYHRKALLAEATRQLEATPPEDAELFPGSGRPQLLRASSMPATLLQNRASEEPSLPSALPPPPVLPPLQGEGSDVTFGPVEGFAGFHSSSPQASTQPKDREFGDLVPGIPELVQEGTKPLEGKEEAPNHLSFLASPSSSQNALVEDAEDKRETREAEVVSTPGSPTPSPPPLPSPIPENDLPLEEIELNISEIPPPPPVEVDVRSIGIRVTEESLGFARVDPSSISSLKQQVTALEGELSGRSEELAQARATLQQQEEEIKAREQRIQELECTVAQLEEKLSQDNSKDTQGQTDAMVNTDPLHGLFTREAYDKSIGVNLLGMTESESWEARGEENGLLLGQGSHKQGDQSPAECMLSPPLSLPQGPEMVLTSSLHSCLSTELRIEEVGSEQEEGPQVGTEGLASEAGGPPWSSSRKTPPAGREKAGPELPGKERPERPPSTPTDATIGQYVKKIQELLQEQWNCLEHGYPELASAIKQPASKLSSIQSQLLSSLNLLLSAYSAQAPPPEPPAPSSFSPPMEISPPTSLKSIMKKKDYGFRAGGNGTKKNLQFVGVNGGYETTSSEETSGEDSSPEDLSDSEAEKKCDGLEHRRGKDTHPSYETRQGVPEGTHNAGQEGRPGEEIPHPKAERYKPSEEFLNACQALSQHLPEIGTTTDRLLRQSLNTISQEWFRVSSRKSSSPAVVAAYLRGVQPYSPHFLKLLVNLADGNGNTALHYSVSHSNFSIVKLLLETGVCSVDHQNKAGYTAVMITPLASAETDEDMAAVWKLLREGNVNIQATQGGQTALMLGVSHDREDMVQALLSCQADVNLQDHDGSSALMLACRHGNTDMVRLLLAHPACDSSLTDKAGHTALSIVLKSPAHVEIAGLLRAHAEQGRSPGP